A segment of the Streptococcus chenjunshii genome:
AGATCCGGGAAAGCCTTATGCAAAATCGTAATAGCAGCCAAGGCCTCTAGGTTCGGTTCCGTTCCAGCAGCAGCAAAGACCACATCCGGCTCCTGCCCTTTATCAGTCGATGCCCAATCAATAACCTTATAACCTTGTTCAGCCAGTTCTTCTGCTTCCTTGACGGAATAAAATTGAGGACGGGGATGTTTTGACGTCACAACTAAATTAATTTTATCCTCTGACTGCAGCGCCTTGTTCATTACAGCCAGCAAAGAATTGGTATCCGCCGGCAGGTATTCTCGAATAAATTCCAGTGTCTTTTCAGACAGATGAGTCAGAATACCCGGGTCTTGGTGGGTATAGCCATTATGATCCTGCTGAAAAACAGTGGAAGTAGAGATTAAATTTAAAGACGGATAATTCTTGCGCCAGTTCGTATGTGTTTTCGATTTACGCAGCCATTTAAAGTGCTGAGTAATCATCGTATCTACCACGCGCAAAAAGGATTCATAAGAAGCAAAGAAACCGTGGCGTCCCGTTAAAACATAGCCTTCCAGCATTCCCTCAGCCTGATGCTCAGACAGCTGGGAGTCAATCACGCGCCCGACCGGACTAAGCCATTCGTCATAAGTCTCATCCCTGCGAGCCAGCCACTGCCGGTCCGTTTTAGTGAACACTTCATTCAGCCGATTGGATTTTGATTCGTCCGGACCAAAAATACGAAAATGATTTGGATTTGCTTCCACTAAGTCGGCAGCATACTTCCCGAATTCTATCATATCTTGAGCAATGGCAGCACCTGGATTTGCAGTATCTACAGCAAATTTTTTCCAGTCGGCAGTGTCTATCGGCTTAAGGATGCCGGCATTAGTAATTGGATTAGCAGACATCCGCCGGTCTCCTTTAGGAGAAATGGCAGCGACATCAGGAACCAATCGGCCGGCCTCATCAAACAGTTCTTCCGGCCGGTAAGAGTTCAGCCACTTTATCAGAGCATCTGCTTGTTCCATATGCGCGGAATCGACAGGAATCGGAACCTGATGGGCACGAAAACCGCCTTCAATAGGTGCACCTTGCCATTCTTTAGGGCCTGTCCAGCCCTTAGGAATACGTGCAATAAGAACCGGCCATTGGGGCATACTGGCTTGTTCAGCCGGATGCTGCCGGGCCGCTGCCTGAATGGATTTTATCTTTTCAACAGCCTGATCCAGTTTTTCGGCCATCAGCTGATGAGCAGCCAAATCGGGAGTCTTAACATCTACAAAAATAGGATCCCAGCCCAGGCCTTGGAAGAATTGCTGCAGTTCTTCATCTGTACGGCGGGCAAAAATAGTCGGATTGTGGATTTTTCCGCCATTGAGATACAAAATCGGCAAAACTGCCCCATCATTAACAGGATTGATGAAGGTGTTCGACAGCCAGCCTGCCATCAAAGGGCCTGTTTCTGCCTCGCCATCTCCAATAACAGTTGCTGCAATAACATGAGGATTGTCTAGTACGGCACCAGCTGCATGTGACAGCGCGTAGCCCAATTCTCCGCCTTCATGAATGGAGCCCGGAGTTTCAGGAGCAGCATGCGAAGCGATTCCTCCAGGGAAAGAGAATATTTTGCACAGTTTGGTAAAACCAGCTTCAGTTTGGGGAATGTCAGGATTTAATTCCGTATAACGGCCGTCTAAATAGGCATTTGCGACCATCACTTGGCCTCCATGGCCGGGACCTTCAATATAGAACATGTCCAAGTCATATTTATTAATGACGCGGTTAAGATGGGCATAGATAAAATTTTGCCCCGGAACGGTTCCCCAGTGTCCAATTGGGTGAGCCTTAAGGTCATTTTTCACGAGCTCTCTTTTTAAAAGAGAATTGTCCTTGAGGTACATTTGTGCAGCTGAAAGATAGTTGGCTGCGCGCCACCAAGCGTCAACCTTTTTTAAGTAGTCTTCTGATTCATAGGTCATAAGTTTTCTCCTTGTGATTTTTTGAGCATAGCTCTTTTAAATAAAGGGGCGGGACGAGAATCAGCAGATGCGGGGAATCCATTGTTCGTCCCACCCCATACAGTCGGCTGAACCGTCCTTTCCTTTGCCTAGGCAAGGAAGGCGATCAGACAACTTTTGCGTTTTATGTTTAAACCGGTATACTGTAAGACTTTGAGGTCCTTTTTACTCAAAGCCTGATTGTAGGCTGAAAGTCAGCATCAGTCTGCCTCATACACGTTTTTAAGAAAGAACCGGTTAGGTTAGACAGATAAATTTCCTGTGAACAAACCAGCAGCAGGCCTGTTCTTTCTTTTTTTCAGTTAGTCTAACTCTCCGGGATTGGAGGCAATCAAAACTTTCAGTTCTTTACCGGCCATCATCGCCTCAAAAGCATCGCGCCAATGTTCCAAATCAAAGACAGCAGTCACCATTTTTTCTTCATCGATAGCCCCTTTGCCTTCCAAATGAATGGCTATGGGCCAGTCATACGGGTTCTGTGAACGCGATCCCTGATACAGAATTTCATGCTGAATAATGGTTCTTTCATCCAGCTCGTTCAAGTCTTTAGCGAACAGCCCAACTTGCTGCAGGACCCCTCCTTTGCGAATCAAAGGGAGAGCTGCATTGACTGCTGGGATAGCACCGGAACAGTCATAAACCTTATCCACACCCACGCCATCAGTTACCTCTCTTATAATTTGCGCCAAGTCTTCTTCCTGTGTATTAACGACAATATCTGCCCCTAATTCTTTTGCAATCTGCAGCCTGTCTGCATCTTTAGTCACCCCTGAGACAATAGTAAAGGCGCCGATTTCTTTGGCAATCTGCAGAGACAGCAGCCCCATTGGCCCAGGTCCGATAATCAGGATAGTATCGTGAAAATCAAGCGGTGTCAGCTGATACATGGCATGCACACAGGAAGCTAGAGGTTCAGACATAGCAGCCAGTTTGTAGCTGACATTATCCGGAAGGATATGGACACTTTCCTCCCGTGTCAAAACATAATTGGCCATGCTTCCAAAGGCTTTTGTCCCAATTCCCGACCGCTTTTCACACAAGTTATACTTTTTCTCTTTACAGTAAGTACAGGTCCCGCAGGTATCAAAGGTTGTCTCACTGGTTACACGGTCTCCTACTTTGACTTTTGTGACCTCTTCTCCGACAGCTACTACCTGTCCTGAGAATTCATGTCCTAAAACCAAAGGCGTAACAGCATTTTTATATTCCCCTTTATAGGTGTGAATGTCTGTTCCGCAGATACCTGTATAGGCCACTTTCATCAACACACGGTCCCCTTTTACCTCAGGAACATCAATCTCTTCCAAAGACATATGATCAAAACCGGGTGCTGATTTTAAAACAGCCTTCATTTTTTTAGGAATACTCATTTTCATCTCCTCCATACCCATCATTTATAAGATTATCAGAATGCCTTTTAAAAAACGGAGTTAATCAATTCTGACAGCTTCAGGAAAATCCAGTTCAATAAGTTCCCGCCTGTATCAAAATTGGAAATTTGCGAAGCCCCCTTAGGAAATTTAATGACACCTTCTGCCATTTGGGTAAGTACAGGCGCATAGTCTGTTGCCATCCACAGAGCAAAGGTAATCACGACTGTCAAAGCAATAACAGAGTGTAAAATGTTACCCTTTCGTGTAGGCACAACCAAAGCAGCGAAAAATGGAATAGTCGCTAAGTCAGCAAAAGGCAGGACGCGGTTCCCTGGAAGCAAAACAGCAATCAAGAGAGTAATGGGAACCATCAGGAGCCCCGTTGACAATGCAGCAGGTGAGCCGGTTGCCAGTGCTGCATCCATCCCTAAGAAAATTTCACGATCGGCATAACGTTTTTGAAGCGTAGCCTGAGCGGCTTCCTGAATCGGAATAAGGCCTTCCATCAGAATCTTGACCATACGAGGCAGAATAAACATGACTGCTCCCATAGCCATGGCTGTCTGCAGAATTCTTGTGATATCATAACCGCCTAAAATAGCCATAGCACCACCGATGATAATCCCCATAATCATCGGCTCTCCAAAAATACCAAAGCGTTTTTGAATCGTCTCAGGTTCGACATCCAGTTTTCCAATACCGGGAATCTTGCTTACTGCCCAAGCAATCGGTATCCCAAGAAGCGCATAGCCCTGAGCTGAGCCGGTTGTTATCGAAACCCCTTCAAGCCCATAATAGTCCTGAACATAAGGAGCTGTTTTGTCTGCAATAATCTGGACAATGACAGTATAGCCGATACCGCAGACAATACCCCAGAAAAAGCTTTTAGTTACAATATAACCGGTCGCAGCTGCCGCACTCATATGCCAATAATTCCAGATATCAATATTAAGTGTTTTGGTCCAGTTAAAAGCCAGCATAATAAGATTCACTGCTAAGATAACCGGTATCATGACTGCTGCAATCGGCTGGGCCCATGTCGCTGCCGCAACAGCTGGCCAGCCCGCATCTACAATTGTCAGCTCTAAACCAAACCGCTCAACCATAGCCTGAGCTGCAGGACCGACATTATCGGACAAAAGCCCTAATACCAGACTAATTCCCAGCATCCCTATCCCTACAGTTAAGCCTGACGTGATAGCATTTCGGATAGGCACCCGAAAAATAACAGCTAAGGTAAAAATGATTATCGGAAGCACTACGCTTGATCCCATATTCAAAATACCTTGAACAACAGTTGTTAACGTATCCATAACCCACTCCTTTTATAAGATACAAAGGCCGTGAAGAACGCAAAGAGAAAATAGGCGTCCGACCGCTGAGTCACTAAAGACTCAAGAGAGGACGGTCTTTTTCTCACAGCGTTTAGGCCGTGTTCAATTTACAAGATACAAAGGCCGTTAAAAGAGCAAAGCAAAAATAGGAAAATTGACGAAGAGTCGCTGAGACTTTAGGAAATTTTATACTCACAGAGTAGCCACACTCGTAAGTCGTTGACGCCTCCAACAATTGCGTCTCTTTTTTGCACCGCTCTTAGGCCGTGTTCATTTCCAACAAGATTCAAAGCCCGTTTAAAGCTCACAGCAAAAATGACGGTAAGCC
Coding sequences within it:
- a CDS encoding zinc-binding dehydrogenase; translation: MSIPKKMKAVLKSAPGFDHMSLEEIDVPEVKGDRVLMKVAYTGICGTDIHTYKGEYKNAVTPLVLGHEFSGQVVAVGEEVTKVKVGDRVTSETTFDTCGTCTYCKEKKYNLCEKRSGIGTKAFGSMANYVLTREESVHILPDNVSYKLAAMSEPLASCVHAMYQLTPLDFHDTILIIGPGPMGLLSLQIAKEIGAFTIVSGVTKDADRLQIAKELGADIVVNTQEEDLAQIIREVTDGVGVDKVYDCSGAIPAVNAALPLIRKGGVLQQVGLFAKDLNELDERTIIQHEILYQGSRSQNPYDWPIAIHLEGKGAIDEEKMVTAVFDLEHWRDAFEAMMAGKELKVLIASNPGELD
- a CDS encoding phosphoketolase family protein, translated to MTYESEDYLKKVDAWWRAANYLSAAQMYLKDNSLLKRELVKNDLKAHPIGHWGTVPGQNFIYAHLNRVINKYDLDMFYIEGPGHGGQVMVANAYLDGRYTELNPDIPQTEAGFTKLCKIFSFPGGIASHAAPETPGSIHEGGELGYALSHAAGAVLDNPHVIAATVIGDGEAETGPLMAGWLSNTFINPVNDGAVLPILYLNGGKIHNPTIFARRTDEELQQFFQGLGWDPIFVDVKTPDLAAHQLMAEKLDQAVEKIKSIQAAARQHPAEQASMPQWPVLIARIPKGWTGPKEWQGAPIEGGFRAHQVPIPVDSAHMEQADALIKWLNSYRPEELFDEAGRLVPDVAAISPKGDRRMSANPITNAGILKPIDTADWKKFAVDTANPGAAIAQDMIEFGKYAADLVEANPNHFRIFGPDESKSNRLNEVFTKTDRQWLARRDETYDEWLSPVGRVIDSQLSEHQAEGMLEGYVLTGRHGFFASYESFLRVVDTMITQHFKWLRKSKTHTNWRKNYPSLNLISTSTVFQQDHNGYTHQDPGILTHLSEKTLEFIREYLPADTNSLLAVMNKALQSEDKINLVVTSKHPRPQFYSVKEAEELAEQGYKVIDWASTDKGQEPDVVFAAAGTEPNLEALAAITILHKAFPDLKIRFVNVVDILKLRHPDVDSRGLSDAAFDAVFTKDKPVIFAFHAYEGMIRDIFFTRRNHNLHVHGYRENGDITTPFDMRVLSELDRFHLAQDAAVAVLGDKAADFAKIMDDKIAYHTQYIREHGDDIPEVKGWQWEGLD
- a CDS encoding PTS galactitol transporter subunit IIC; its protein translation is MDTLTTVVQGILNMGSSVVLPIIIFTLAVIFRVPIRNAITSGLTVGIGMLGISLVLGLLSDNVGPAAQAMVERFGLELTIVDAGWPAVAAATWAQPIAAVMIPVILAVNLIMLAFNWTKTLNIDIWNYWHMSAAAATGYIVTKSFFWGIVCGIGYTVIVQIIADKTAPYVQDYYGLEGVSITTGSAQGYALLGIPIAWAVSKIPGIGKLDVEPETIQKRFGIFGEPMIMGIIIGGAMAILGGYDITRILQTAMAMGAVMFILPRMVKILMEGLIPIQEAAQATLQKRYADREIFLGMDAALATGSPAALSTGLLMVPITLLIAVLLPGNRVLPFADLATIPFFAALVVPTRKGNILHSVIALTVVITFALWMATDYAPVLTQMAEGVIKFPKGASQISNFDTGGNLLNWIFLKLSELINSVF